ATAAGCTTATTAGTTGTTCTTGCCAATCCATGATTTGCCTCCTTTATTAATGGTAGTTTTGTCAATAACCATTTTAAGGCATATGGATTGGTTTTTAAACTAATATTTTAACTCCGGATTCACATATACTATTTAATTACCACCGCAAGACATTTCGCAAAAAATAGAACCTTCTCCACAATTTTTTGTTTCAAATTGCAATATAGGATGATTAATTCCGAATTTATTAAGAAGAACGTGATTAATCGTTTCGACTATTTCTTCCGTTTGACTTACACGAATATCATCTACGACTAAATGACAAGAAAATGCAATATCCGAAGAGCTTATTCGCCATGCGTGAAGATAATGAACTCCTATTATGTTTTCAATCTCGGATAAACTTTGTTGAATTAAATGAAGATTAATACCTTCAGGCGTAGCATTCATCAGAATTTTTACGGATGATTTTAAAATTGACCATGCGTTTATAACAATAAAAGCTACAATCATGAAAGAAAACAAAGTGTCAATCCAATACCACTTAGTAAAAAACATTATTACACCACTTATTAAAACAGCGACTGATGTAAAAAAATCGCCAAGCATGTGAATAAAAGCACCTTTTATATTTAAACTGTGCGCTGAGTCTTTATAAAGAATCCATGCTGAAAGCCCGTTTCCTACAATCCCGACTAATGCAAAACCTATAACTATTTCTCCGGAAATTGTTACAGGTTCATAAAGCCTTTCAAGAGCTTCTTTCAATATAAAAACTGAAAACACAATAAGAATAGATGAATTTAATAAAGCGGCAATTATTTCAGCGCTGCGATATCCGAAAGTATTATTAACTGTAGCTCCATTTTTACCAATTTTATAAGCTATTAAGGAAATAAATACAGCT
This genomic window from Desulfobacterales bacterium contains:
- a CDS encoding cation transporter, which gives rise to MHNFSDFIAVFISLIAYKIGKNGATVNNTFGYRSAEIIAALLNSSILIVFSVFILKEALERLYEPVTISGEIVIGFALVGIVGNGLSAWILYKDSAHSLNIKGAFIHMLGDFFTSVAVLISGVIMFFTKWYWIDTLFSFMIVAFIVINAWSILKSSVKILMNATPEGINLHLIQQSLSEIENIIGVHYLHAWRISSSDIAFSCHLVVDDIRVSQTEEIVETINHVLLNKFGINHPILQFETKNCGEGSIFCEMSCGGN